The Glycine max cultivar Williams 82 chromosome 12, Glycine_max_v4.0, whole genome shotgun sequence genome window below encodes:
- the LOC100500251 gene encoding uncharacterized protein isoform X1, whose protein sequence is MGERNFNRFGGCLGKNSTMGKNLRLLDDLHVHILASRESSSGRDTIRMEYLTLLKEMTEPLPTLPKAEAVQQVVELMNTYSISQEDFDTIVKLSKFRVP, encoded by the exons ATG GGAGAACGAAATTTCAACCGGTTTGGTGGGTGTCTGGGAAAGAACTCAACAATGGGCAAAAACTTAAGGCTTTTGGATGATCTTCATGTTCACATTCTTGCTTCTCGTGAATCTAGTTCGGGAAG GGATACCATTCGCATGGAATACCTTACTCTTCTTAAAGAAATGACAGAGCCCCTGCCAACCCTGCCTAAG GCTGAAGCAGTTCAGCAAGTTGTGGAATTGATGAATACATACTCTATCAGTCAAGAAGATTTTGATACTATAGTAAAGTTATCAAAATTCAGGGTTCCTTGA
- the LOC100500251 gene encoding uncharacterized protein LOC100500251 → MRAAWWAFGERNFNRFGGCLGKNSTMGKNLRLLDDLHVHILASRESSSGRDTIRMEYLTLLKEMTEPLPTLPKAEAVQQVVELMNTYSISQEDFDTIVKLSKFRVP, encoded by the exons ATGCGTGCAGCATGGTGGGCTTTT GGAGAACGAAATTTCAACCGGTTTGGTGGGTGTCTGGGAAAGAACTCAACAATGGGCAAAAACTTAAGGCTTTTGGATGATCTTCATGTTCACATTCTTGCTTCTCGTGAATCTAGTTCGGGAAG GGATACCATTCGCATGGAATACCTTACTCTTCTTAAAGAAATGACAGAGCCCCTGCCAACCCTGCCTAAG GCTGAAGCAGTTCAGCAAGTTGTGGAATTGATGAATACATACTCTATCAGTCAAGAAGATTTTGATACTATAGTAAAGTTATCAAAATTCAGGGTTCCTTGA
- the LOC100795671 gene encoding cellulose synthase-like protein H1, translating into MANQGHDLPLYEKVWLKRRLQRVIDTLILFLLLLLLNYRVLSSNSFTFPWFLALLCESWFTFTWIVILNSKWSPAVTITHPDRLLQWVSELPPVDLLVTTANPILEPPIITVNTVLSLLALDYPANKLACYVSDDGCSPLTFYALVEASKFAKFWVPFCKKYNVQVRAPFRYFSDVATNKSEESLEFKQEWLQMKDMYENLSRKIEEVTCKTISFQLDGEFAVFSNTDQRNHPSIIKVIIENKDGIFDGLPHLIYASREKRPQYHHNYKAGAMNVLTRVSGLMTNAPFMLNVDCDMFVNNPKIVQHALCILMDSQRGKEVAFVQCFQQFYDGIKDDPFGNQWVIAFEYIIRGMAGLQGPFYGGTNTFHRRNAIYGLYPHEIESGRKGKLEEKILIRQFGSSKEFIKSAAHALGGNAYSANDITPSNFIEAATQVANCEYEDDTFWGKQMGWLYGSISEDVPTGLNIQRRGWRSECCTPDPIAFTGCAPGGLLTTMVQQKRWASGLTVVFFGKHSPLMGMLFGKIQFRAGLSYFWLTNWGLRAFFLVCYVALLEYCIITNTNIFPKGLGLWIPIALFVIYNAHTLLEYLTIGLSMRHWWNNQRMCIIRTTTAWFVGFLSAVLKLSGISDTVFEITEKEQSTSGADGNNADAGRFTFDESPVFVVGTTILLVHLTAMLIKFWGLQPNHSGNGSGLGEFICSTYLVVCYWPYFKGLFARGKYGIPLSTICKSAVFALVFVHFCGSKVIS; encoded by the exons ATGGCCAACCAAGGGCATGACCTCCCTCTCTATGAAAAAGTTTGGCTCAAGCGCAGATTACAAAGAGTGATAGACACCTTGATTCTATTCCTCCTACTCTTGCTTCTAAATTACCGTGTTTTATCATCCAATAGCTTCACTTTTCCATGGTTCCTTGCTTTGTTATGCGAATCTTGGTTCACCTTCACTTGGATAGTGATTCTCAACTCCAAGTGGAGTCCTGCAGTAACCATAACCCACCCAGATCGTCTCTTGCAATG GGTATCTGAGCTTCCACCAGTGGACTTGCTTGTGACAACAGCAAATCCTATACTAGAACCACCAATCATCACAGTCAACACTGTTTTGTCTCTTCTAGCGCTTGATTATCCAGCTAACAAGTTAGCTTGCTATGTTTCTGATGATGGCTGTTCCCCTCTTACTTTTTATGCCCTTGTGGAAGCCTCCAAATTCGCTAAGTTTTGGGTACCTTTCTGTAAGAAGTACAACGTGCAGGTCAGAGCACCCTTCAGATACTTCTCTGATGTTGCCACTAacaaaagtgaagagtcactTGAATTCAAACAAGAATGGCTACAAATGAAG GATATGTATGAAAACCTTAGCCGTAAAATTGAAGAGGTGACATGCAAAACAATTTCATTCCAACTTGATGGAGAATTTGCAGTTTTCTCAAATACAGATCAAagaaatcatccaagcatcatTAAG GTTATAATTGAGAACAAGGATGGTATTTTTGATGGGTTGCCTCACTTAATTTATGCATCCAGAGAGAAGCGTCCCCAGTATCATCATAATTACAAAGCCGGAGCCATGAATGTCTTG ACAAGGGTCTCCGGGTTGATGACCAATGCTCCCTTTATGTTGAACGTAGACTGTGACATGTTTGTGAACAATCCCAAGATTGTTCAACACGCTTTGTGCATTTTGATGGATtcacaaagaggaaaagaagtTGCGTTCGTTCAATGTTTCCAACAATTCTACGATGGAATAAAAGATGACCCTTTTGGAAATCAGTGGGTGATTGCATTTGAG TACATTATACGGGGCATGGCAGGACTTCAAGGACCTTTCTATGGGGGAACAAACACCTTCCATAGAAGAAATGCTATTTATGGTCTTTATCCTCATGAAATTGAAAGCGGGAGAAAAG gaaaattagaagaaaagatATTAATACGACAATTTGGAAGTTCAAAGGAGTTTATCAAATCAGCAGCTCATGCCTTGGGAGGGAATGCATATTCTGCTAATGATATCACTCCTTCCAACTTTATTGAGGCAGCAACCCAAGTTGCTAATTGTGAATATGAAGATGACACTTTCTGGGGTAAACAG ATGGGGTGGCTGTATGGATCAATCTCAGAAGATGTGCCAACCGGGTTGAATATTCAAAGAAGAGGTTGGAGATCAGAGTGCTGTACACCAGATCCAATTGCCTTCACAGGATGTGCTCCTGGAGGATTACTCACTACAATGGTACAACAAAAGAGATGGGCCTCAGGCCTCACTGTTGTCTTTTTTGGGAAGCATTCTCCTCTCATGGGCATGCTCTTTGGTAAGATCCAATTCAGGGCAGGCTTGTCTTATTTTTGGCTTACCAATTGGGGTTTGCGTGCTTTCTTCCTAGTTTGCTATGTTGCTCTACTTGAATACTGCATAATTACCAACACCAATATCTTTCCTAAG GGACTTGGCCTTTGGATTCCAATTGCTCTATTTGTGATTTACAACGCACATACTCTATTAGAGTACCTTACAATTGGGTTGTCCATGAGACATTGGTGGAACAATCAGAGAATGTGCATAATTAGAACCACCACTGCATGGTTTGTTGGATTTTTGAGTGCTGTGCTCAAGCTATCAGGGATATCAGATACTGTCTTTGAAATAACAGAGAAGGAACAATCAACTTCTGGTGCTGATGGAAACAATGCAGATGCTGGAAGGTTCACGTTCGACGAGTCTCCAGTTTTTGTGGTAGGCACGACCATTTTGTTGGTGCATTTGACAGCAATGTTGATCAAGTTTTGGGGGTTGCAACCAAATCATAGTGGTAATGGGAGTGGACTTGGGGAATTCATCTGTAGTACGTATTTGGTAGTGTGCTACTGGCCATATTTTAAAGGACTGTTTGCTAGAGGAAAATACGGGATTCCCCTATCCACCATTTGCAAGTCAGCAGTGTTTGCATTAGTCTTTGTGCACTTTTGTGGAAGTAAAGTTATCAGTTGA
- the LOC100796197 gene encoding cellulose synthase-like protein H1 translates to MANQGFDLPFYEKIWFKRTFQRVMDTFILVLLLLLLSYRIFSSNNFTFPWFLAFLCESWFTFTWIVILNAKWSPAVTITHPDRLLQRVPELPRVDLFVTTADPVLEPPIITANTVLSLLALDYPANKLACYVSDDGCSPFTFYALVEASKFAKLWIPFCKKYNVQVRAPFRYFSNVATTKSDDSPDFKQEWSQMKDMYDNLRQNIEDVTRKQIPLELDGEFAVFSNTEQINHPSIIKVILENKDVLSDGLPYLIYISREKKPNHSHNYKAGAMNVLTRVSGLMTNAPFMLNVDCDMVVNNPKFVLHAMCILMDSKSGKEVAFVQCFQQFYDGIKDDPFGNQWVAAYEYIIRGMAGLQGPYYGGTNTFHRRNAIYGLYPHEMENGREDEKLGEKILIQQFGSSKEFVKSAAVALDGKAYLPKDISPSNFIEAAIQVARCGYECGTFWGKKIGWLYGSISEDVPTGLNIHRRGWRSECCTPDPIPFTGCAPRGFISTMVQQKRWASGLTVVFFGKHSPVMGMLFGKIQFRAGLSYFWLTNWGSRGPFQVCYAALPAYCIITNTNIFPKGPGLWIPIALLVIYNLHTLLEYLRIGLSIRYWWNNQRMSLVTTTTAWFIGFLSAMLKLSGISDTVFEITEKEQSTSGSDGNNADAGRFTFDESPVFVVGTTILLVHLTAMLIKFWGLQPTHSENGSGLGEFICSTYLVMCYWPYFKGLFGRGKYGIPFSTMCKSVVFALVFVHFCRSNAISG, encoded by the exons ATGGCCAACCAAGGATTTGATCTCCCTTTCTACGAAAAAATTTGGTTCAAGCGAACATTTCAAAGAGTGATGGACACCTTCATTTTAGTTCTCCTCCTATTGCTTCTTAGTTACCGAATTttctcatccaacaacttcactTTCCCATGGTTCCTTGCTTTCTTATGTGAATCTTGGTTCACCTTCACTTGGATTGTGATTCTCAACGCCAAGTGGAGTCCTGCAGTAACCATAACCCACCCAGATCGTCTCTTGCAACG GGTACCTGAGCTTCCACGAGTAGACTTGTTTGTGACAACAGCAGATCCTGTACTTGAACCACCCATCATCACAGCCAACACTGTCTTGTCTCTTCTAGCACTTGACTATCCAGCTAACAAGTTAGCTTGCTATGTTTCCGATGATGGTTGTTCTCCTTTTACTTTCTATGCCCTTGTTGAAGCCTCCAAATTCGCTAAGCTTTGGATACCTTTCTGTAAAAAGTACAATGTACAAGTGAGAGCACCCTTCAGATACTTCTCTAATGTTGCCACTACCAAGAGTGATGACTCCCCAGATTTCAAGCAAGAATGGTCACAAATGAAG GATATGTATGACAACCTTCGACAAAATATTGAAGATGTGACCCGAAAACAAATTCCATTAGAACTTGATGGAGAATTCGCAGTTTTCTCAAATACAGAGCaaataaatcatccaagcatAATTAAG GTTATATTGGAGAATAAGGATGTTCTTTCGGATGGGTTGCCTTACCTGATATACATATCCAGAGAGAAGAAGCCAAATCATTCACATAATTACAAAGCAGGAGCTATGAATGTGTTG ACAAGAGTCTCTGGGTTGATGACCAATGCTCCCTTCATGTTGAATGTAGACTGTGACATGGTTGTGAACAATCCCAAGTTTGTCCTGCATGCTATGTGCATTTTGATGGATTCCAAGAGTGGGAAAGAAGTTGCTTTTGTTCAATGTTTCCAGCAATTCTACGATGGAATAAAAGATGACCCTTTTGGAAATCAGTGGGTGGCTGCCTatgag TACATAATACGGGGCATGGCAGGACTTCAGGGACCATACTATGGAGGAACAAACACCTTCCATAGAAGAAATGCTATTTACGGTCTTTATCCTCATGAAATGgaaaatggaagagaag ATGAAAAATTAGGAGAAAAGATATTGATACAACAATTTGGAAGTTCAAAGGAGTTTGTCAAATCAGCAGCTGTTGCGTTGGATGGGAAAGCATACCTTCCCAAAGATATCAGTCCTTCGAATTTTATTGAGGCAGCAATCCAAGTTGCTAGATGTGGGTATGAATGTGGTACATTCTGGGGTAAAAAG ATTGGCTGGTTGTATGGATCAATCTCAGAAGATGTACCAACCGGGTTGAATATTCATAGAAGAGGTTGGAGATCAGAGTGTTGTACACCAGATCCAATTCCCTTCACAGGGTGTGCTCCTAGAGGATTTATCTCTACAATGGTACAACAAAAAAGATGGGCCTCAGGCCTCACTGTTGTCTTCTTTGGAAAGCATTCTCCTGTTATGGGAATGCTCTTTGGTAAGATCCAATTCAGGGCTGGCTTGTCTTATTTTTGGCTTACCAATTGGGGCTCAAGAGGTCCATTCCAAGTTTGCTATGCTGCTCTACCAGCATATTGCATAATTACCAACACCAATATCTTTCCCAAG GGACCTGGCTTATGGATTCCAATTGCTCTTTTAGTGATTTACAATCTACATACTCTTTTAGAGTACCTTAGAATTGGGTTGTCAATTCGATATTGGTGGAACAATCAGAGAATGAGCTTAGTAACAACCACAACTGCATGGTTTATTGGATTTTTGAGTGCTATGCTTAAGCTATCAGGGATATCAGATACTGTCTTTGAAATAACAGAGAAGGAACAATCAACTTCTGGTTCTGATGGAAACAATGCAGATGCTGGAAGGTTCACGTTCGATGAGTCTCCAGTTTTTGTGGTAGGCACGACCATTTTGTTGGTGCATTTGACAGCAATGTTGATCAAGTTTTGGGGGTTGCAACCAACTCATAGTGAGAATGGGAGTGGACTAGGGGAGTTCATCTGTAGTACGTATTTGGTAATGTGCTACTGGCCATATTTTAAAGGGCTGTTTGGCAGAGGAAAATATGGGATTCCCTTTTCCACCATGTGCAAGTCAGTGGTCTTTGCATTAGTCTTTGTGCACTTTTGTAGAAGTAATGCCATCAGTGGATGA
- the LOC100790249 gene encoding protein usf — protein sequence MASTESSPFKKIQIQRDDTTFDAYVVGKEDAPGIVVIQEWWGVDYEIKNHAVKISQLGSGFKALIPDLYRGKVGLDVAEAQHLMDGLDWQGAVKDIAASVNWLKANGSKKAGVTGFCMGGALSIASSVLVQEVDASVAFYGVPASQLADPAQAKAPVQAHFGELDNFVGFSDVTAAKALEEKLKASGIPHEVHIYPGNAHAFMNRSTEGIQRRKNMGMPDEDEAAVQLAWSRFETWMTRYLSS from the exons ATGGCTTCCACTGAATCATCCCCTTTCAAGAAAATTCAGATTCAAAGGGATGACACT ACATTTGACGCATATGTGGTTGGAAAAGAGGATGCTCCTGGAATTGTTGTGATTCAGGAGTGGTGGGGTGTGGATTACGAAATTAAGAACCATGCCGTGAAGATTTCTCAGCTTGGTAGTGGGTTTAAAGCTCTTATTCCAGA TTTATACAGAGGAAAGGTTGGTCTGGATGTTGCTGAAGCTCAGCATTTGATGGATGGTCTTGATTGGCAAGGTGCTGTGAAGGATATTGCTGCTTCGGTTAACTGGCTTAAAGCAAATGGCTCAAAGAAG GCTGGTGTAACTGGATTTTGTATGGGAGGTGCTCTCTCTATTGCCAGTTCTGTCTTGGTTCAAGAGGTTGACGCTTCTGTAGCATTCTATGGAGTTCCTGCTTCTCAACTTGCTGACCCTGCACAAGCCAAGGCTCCTGTTCAGGCTCATTTTGGAGAGCTGGACAATTTTGTTGGCTTTTCAGATGTTACA GCGGCCAAGGCATTGGAAGAGAAGCTGAAGGCATCCGGAATTCCACATGAGGTACATATCTATCCTGGCAATGCACATGCATTCATGAACAGGTCAACTGAAGGAATCCAGAGGAGGAAGAACATGGGAATGCCTGATGAAGATGAAGCTGCAGTTCAGCTTGCTTGGTCTCGCTTTGAGACATGGATGACCCGTTATCTGTCTAGTTAG